In a single window of the Leptospira sanjuanensis genome:
- the pheA gene encoding prephenate dehydratase, with amino-acid sequence MSDLDQQLKVFRDQIDSLDQEIVKAIQARTEFVAKIGELKRERNEPVFRPDREKEVYEKIKSLSAGPLPDKVLIAIYREIMSGSISVEKGLEVGYLGPAGSFSNQAVRTRFGASIQALEFNSIPDVFRAVETDKIDYGVVPVENSSEGLVNSTLDQFLVSDLLIYSEHYLRISISLLGFEHDLSKIHTLYGIKIANSQCKNWLAANLPHVEIVETSSTAKAAQIVAEKKEGCAAIASSIAAEIYGLSLIRESIEDLADNTTRFLIIGKNQCPPTGNDKTSVVFSCPDKPGALYRVLKPFFDHQLNLTKIESRPTRRNSWEYNFFIDFNGHQKDESIQAVLSSLKENTIFLRVLGSYPMSPQSL; translated from the coding sequence ATGAGTGACCTGGATCAACAACTAAAAGTCTTCCGAGATCAAATCGATTCTCTGGATCAAGAAATCGTAAAGGCGATCCAGGCTCGCACGGAATTCGTCGCGAAAATCGGCGAACTCAAGCGCGAACGAAACGAACCGGTCTTCCGTCCCGATCGCGAAAAAGAAGTTTATGAAAAGATAAAGTCTTTGAGCGCGGGGCCGTTACCCGACAAGGTTCTCATCGCCATTTACCGCGAAATCATGTCCGGTTCCATCTCCGTCGAAAAAGGATTGGAAGTCGGTTATCTCGGACCTGCCGGTTCCTTTTCCAATCAAGCGGTTCGTACTCGTTTCGGAGCTTCGATCCAAGCGTTGGAATTCAATTCCATTCCCGACGTGTTCCGCGCCGTGGAAACCGATAAGATCGACTACGGAGTCGTTCCGGTCGAGAACTCGAGCGAAGGACTCGTCAATTCCACGCTCGATCAGTTTTTGGTTTCCGACCTTCTCATTTATTCCGAACATTATCTGAGAATCAGCATCAGTCTTTTGGGATTCGAACACGACCTTTCCAAAATCCATACTTTGTACGGAATCAAGATCGCGAATTCTCAATGCAAGAATTGGCTCGCCGCAAACTTACCGCACGTCGAGATCGTGGAAACTTCCTCCACCGCAAAAGCCGCGCAGATCGTAGCGGAAAAAAAGGAAGGATGCGCGGCGATCGCTTCTTCCATCGCGGCGGAAATCTACGGACTCAGTTTGATCCGCGAGTCCATCGAAGATCTCGCCGACAACACGACCCGGTTTTTGATCATCGGAAAAAATCAATGTCCTCCGACCGGAAACGACAAAACTTCCGTCGTGTTCTCCTGTCCCGATAAGCCGGGGGCTTTGTATCGCGTATTAAAACCTTTCTTCGATCATCAACTCAATCTGACAAAGATAGAATCCAGACCTACGAGAAGAAATTCCTGGGAATACAACTTCTTCATCGACTTTAACGGTCATCAAAAGGACGAATCCATCCAAGCCGTTCTTTCCAGCTTGAAAGAAAACACGATCTTTCTCCGGGTTCTCGGTTCCTATCCGATGTCTCCGCAAAGCCTGTGA
- the cmk gene encoding (d)CMP kinase translates to MNENVIALDGPAGSGKSTVARQIAEKIGFNYLDTGAFYRAVTLFLFRRYQAATNAGEFSEWVKTDEAKSSIGSAHILCEFSAGNENKILLNGEDVSLAIRTPAITKEIKHIANQRIYRDFVNKELHSLAKRYKLIMDGRDIGTEVFPDAKFKFYLTASSKVRAERRYLQLQEQGIAADRDEIEREIILRDKSDMEREIAPLYQANDAILVDTDLLPKNSVISKILEILDR, encoded by the coding sequence ATGAATGAGAATGTGATCGCACTCGACGGTCCGGCGGGTTCGGGGAAAAGCACCGTAGCGAGACAAATCGCCGAAAAGATCGGATTCAATTATTTGGATACGGGAGCGTTCTATCGCGCAGTAACGTTGTTTTTATTTCGACGATACCAAGCCGCGACTAACGCGGGAGAATTCTCCGAATGGGTGAAAACGGACGAGGCAAAATCCTCGATCGGATCGGCGCATATCCTCTGCGAATTTTCCGCAGGAAACGAAAACAAAATTCTCCTGAACGGAGAAGATGTTTCTCTCGCGATTCGAACCCCCGCAATCACGAAAGAAATCAAACACATCGCGAACCAAAGAATTTACCGCGACTTCGTGAACAAAGAACTTCATTCTCTCGCGAAACGTTACAAATTGATCATGGACGGCCGCGATATCGGAACCGAAGTTTTCCCGGATGCGAAGTTCAAGTTTTACTTAACGGCTTCTTCCAAAGTGCGCGCGGAAAGAAGATATTTACAATTGCAAGAGCAGGGGATCGCCGCAGATCGGGACGAGATCGAAAGAGAAATCATTCTTCGCGACAAATCGGATATGGAAAGGGAAATAGCGCCTCTTTATCAGGCAAACGACGCAATCCTCGTTGACACTGATCTCCTACCAAAAAATAGTGTAATTAGCAAGATCCTTGAGATTCTGGATCGATGA
- a CDS encoding segregation and condensation protein A, whose protein sequence is MENEESGKSFVVQWNNSEGGLTEGPLSVLWSLIESYKVDIFDVSLSRITRDFLSFLRISETLSLELSAEYALMAANLIYLKSKALLPDPGFEEEDYEPPLPPELVEKLLEHKKFQLTAKRLSEMDQVQTGVFRRESNVTLEEEDNWLDVSLLDLIGAFNEILEAKVDDAEIPALLTTPHRFTVEEKMEKILSSLREKKEVTFPELFEKEVPEKAEIVATFLALLELSKQRILRAKQHKLFGEIRLFLVEEQWNGTGQNSKD, encoded by the coding sequence ATGGAGAATGAAGAATCCGGTAAGTCCTTTGTAGTTCAATGGAACAACTCCGAGGGAGGTTTGACGGAAGGACCTCTTTCAGTCCTCTGGAGTTTGATTGAAAGTTACAAAGTGGACATCTTTGATGTTTCTCTCTCTCGCATCACCCGTGATTTTTTAAGTTTCTTACGGATTTCAGAGACTCTTTCCTTGGAACTCAGCGCGGAATACGCCTTGATGGCGGCCAATCTTATCTACTTAAAATCCAAGGCGCTGTTGCCGGATCCGGGATTTGAGGAAGAAGACTACGAGCCGCCGCTTCCCCCCGAACTTGTTGAAAAACTTTTAGAACACAAAAAATTCCAGCTCACCGCAAAACGGCTCTCGGAAATGGATCAGGTCCAGACAGGGGTTTTCCGAAGAGAATCCAACGTCACCTTGGAAGAAGAGGACAATTGGCTGGACGTTTCTTTGTTGGACTTGATCGGCGCGTTCAACGAAATTCTCGAAGCCAAAGTCGACGACGCGGAAATTCCCGCATTACTCACCACACCTCACCGATTTACGGTGGAAGAAAAGATGGAAAAAATCCTTTCTTCCCTCCGAGAAAAAAAGGAAGTTACTTTCCCGGAATTATTCGAGAAGGAAGTTCCGGAAAAGGCAGAAATCGTTGCCACTTTTCTGGCATTGCTGGAACTAAGTAAGCAGAGGATTCTCCGGGCTAAGCAGCATAAACTTTTCGGGGAGATCCGTTTATTTCTGGTAGAGGAACAGTGGAACGGGACAGGGCAAAACTCAAAGGATTGA
- the scpB gene encoding SMC-Scp complex subunit ScpB — MERDRAKLKGLIEALLFVSGEPLKLASIAKSAEMEKTETREILDELVLDYSEKNGGFLLKEIGGAYQFVTNEGYSEILGNIFKEKRREQLSKSSLDTLAIIAYKQPITLPEIDEIRGVSSRAMVTSLISKKLIKPIGNKEVPGRPALYGTTKEFLIHFGLNKLSDLPAPVEVKELKFENLDDLLENE, encoded by the coding sequence GTGGAACGGGACAGGGCAAAACTCAAAGGATTGATCGAGGCGTTATTATTCGTTTCCGGTGAACCTCTTAAATTGGCGAGCATCGCCAAGTCCGCCGAAATGGAAAAGACCGAGACAAGAGAAATTCTCGACGAACTCGTATTAGACTATTCCGAAAAGAACGGCGGCTTTCTCTTAAAGGAAATCGGCGGCGCCTATCAGTTCGTGACCAACGAGGGATATTCCGAAATTCTCGGAAACATCTTCAAGGAAAAAAGAAGGGAACAACTTTCCAAATCCAGTTTGGATACTCTTGCCATCATCGCATACAAACAACCCATCACTCTTCCCGAAATCGACGAGATCCGCGGAGTTTCCTCCAGAGCGATGGTGACTTCTCTCATATCCAAAAAATTGATCAAGCCGATCGGCAACAAAGAAGTTCCGGGAAGACCGGCGCTTTACGGAACGACCAAAGAATTCTTGATTCATTTCGGATTGAATAAACTATCGGATCTTCCGGCTCCTGTGGAAGTCAAAGAGCTGAAATTTGAAAACCTGGACGATTTACTCGAAAATGAGTGA
- a CDS encoding prephenate dehydrogenase, which translates to MKSEFSNILIYGLGLMGASLSLALKKKGISARVTGVVSSSKSKSKGESLRSADEILTSDEFHSTKRWKDYDFIIFGVPVDLTVKLISELPLDYEGVITDLGSTKKEIIHAVEARFSNAHNYVSSHPMCGSEESGLEFANASLYEGRLCILTSPKHARPEVRTSLDTFWKNIGMETIEIPADKHDAILSYLSHSPHILSSIMADWAANQKIVKQYTDMSPIPLNGGGFRDMTRIAGSNPKMWAAIFSSNQEEIYKSLLDYRDRLDIILEKLNPKNTLNPKEWEGFMETSRRSRDYILKNQDDSKKH; encoded by the coding sequence GTGAAATCAGAATTTTCTAATATTCTCATATACGGTCTCGGGCTGATGGGCGCTTCTTTGTCCTTGGCGCTCAAGAAGAAGGGAATCTCCGCGCGCGTCACGGGCGTAGTCAGTTCCTCCAAAAGCAAATCAAAGGGAGAATCTCTCCGTTCAGCGGACGAGATTTTGACCTCGGACGAATTTCATTCTACCAAACGTTGGAAAGATTACGATTTTATCATATTCGGAGTTCCGGTGGATCTCACCGTGAAGCTGATCTCCGAACTTCCTCTCGATTACGAAGGCGTGATCACCGATCTCGGTTCGACCAAAAAAGAAATCATTCACGCGGTTGAAGCCCGGTTTTCGAACGCACACAATTACGTCTCGTCGCATCCAATGTGCGGATCGGAAGAATCAGGACTCGAGTTTGCGAACGCGTCCCTTTACGAAGGAAGGCTTTGTATTCTGACTTCTCCCAAACACGCGAGGCCGGAAGTTCGGACGAGTTTGGACACGTTTTGGAAAAACATCGGAATGGAAACGATCGAAATTCCCGCCGATAAACACGACGCCATTCTATCGTATCTATCCCATTCTCCCCATATACTTTCCTCGATCATGGCGGACTGGGCGGCCAATCAGAAGATAGTAAAACAATATACGGACATGTCCCCGATTCCGTTGAACGGAGGAGGCTTTCGCGATATGACCCGGATCGCCGGTTCCAATCCGAAGATGTGGGCGGCGATTTTTTCCTCGAACCAAGAGGAAATCTATAAGTCGCTTCTCGACTACCGCGATCGACTCGATATTATATTAGAAAAATTGAATCCAAAAAACACCCTGAATCCGAAAGAATGGGAGGGTTTCATGGAAACCTCCCGCAGATCCAGGGATTATATTTTGAAGAACCAGGATGATTCCAAGAAACACTAA
- a CDS encoding 30S ribosomal protein S1: protein MTNKEEKSTFAEVFKQWEQSIHEEPELRKDQVVEGKIVSVDNDYVYVAIEGLKQEGRIPRGDFDETPERGNYVSAIVKRKESQDSGCILSKKEADQRKGWEIVKEAFKNGYQVTGRLVNEIKGKGYIVNVEGVDLFLPASQLSYKFKEGETFKNKELEFKIIELNDRTRSGVVSRKKLLDEVNEEKWDALLLKIKVGDKVKSVVSKIASFGVFCEVDGVTGLLRQRDISYKKYAPFKQYFQIGQEVELVVLELDKENNKLALGLKQLYEDPWVWAERSLEKEMVIRGTVTSLTKFGAFVELKEGLEGLIHTSELAWAKKPPQPKDILKKGQEVEALVLDIDFKNRRLSLGLKQLQPNPWDQLSPEIRRGNVLEGVITGITKYGAFVEVENGIEGLIHISDITWDEKASNPTSQLKKGDTVKYMILDVNLDAQRISCGLKQLMENPYEIFRNEHPIGTIVEGKIKSIKEFGIFVEVAPGIEGLVHISEVPNGRETNIAEVYKPDEIVKTAVIKVDVKNKKISLSIKDFDKALEREEMSKYLKTSDAPSRESLGSFLNTSLR, encoded by the coding sequence ATGACAAACAAGGAAGAGAAGTCCACTTTTGCAGAAGTATTCAAACAGTGGGAACAATCAATACACGAAGAACCGGAACTCCGGAAAGATCAAGTCGTTGAAGGAAAGATCGTATCCGTCGACAACGACTATGTTTATGTGGCAATCGAAGGGCTCAAACAAGAAGGCCGTATCCCAAGAGGAGATTTCGACGAAACTCCGGAACGCGGCAATTATGTCTCCGCAATCGTAAAAAGAAAGGAATCCCAAGATTCCGGATGTATTCTCTCCAAAAAAGAAGCCGACCAAAGAAAAGGTTGGGAAATCGTAAAAGAAGCGTTTAAAAACGGCTACCAAGTTACCGGCCGTCTCGTAAACGAAATCAAGGGCAAAGGTTACATCGTAAACGTAGAAGGAGTGGATCTCTTTTTACCTGCTTCTCAACTCAGCTATAAATTCAAAGAAGGGGAAACCTTCAAAAACAAGGAACTTGAGTTTAAGATCATCGAACTCAACGACCGCACTCGTTCCGGCGTGGTTTCCAGAAAGAAACTTTTGGACGAAGTAAACGAAGAAAAGTGGGACGCTCTTCTTCTCAAAATCAAAGTAGGGGACAAGGTTAAATCCGTAGTCAGCAAGATCGCTTCTTTCGGAGTATTCTGCGAAGTGGACGGAGTTACCGGTCTTCTGCGTCAAAGAGATATTTCTTACAAAAAATACGCTCCATTCAAACAATATTTCCAAATCGGCCAGGAAGTGGAACTTGTCGTTCTCGAACTCGACAAGGAAAACAACAAACTCGCGTTAGGTTTAAAACAACTCTACGAAGATCCTTGGGTTTGGGCGGAACGTTCTTTGGAAAAAGAAATGGTCATCCGCGGAACCGTAACTTCTTTAACGAAGTTCGGAGCGTTCGTGGAATTGAAAGAAGGTCTGGAAGGACTCATTCACACATCCGAACTGGCTTGGGCTAAAAAACCCCCGCAACCGAAAGACATATTAAAAAAAGGTCAAGAAGTGGAAGCTCTGGTTTTGGACATCGATTTCAAAAACAGAAGACTTTCTCTCGGCTTAAAACAACTTCAACCGAATCCTTGGGATCAGTTAAGCCCTGAAATCCGCAGAGGAAACGTTTTGGAAGGTGTGATTACCGGCATTACAAAATACGGCGCGTTCGTCGAAGTGGAAAACGGAATCGAAGGTCTGATCCACATCAGCGACATCACTTGGGACGAGAAGGCGAGCAATCCTACTTCTCAACTGAAAAAAGGCGACACCGTAAAATACATGATTCTCGACGTGAACTTGGACGCGCAGAGAATTTCCTGCGGTCTCAAGCAGTTGATGGAAAACCCATACGAGATTTTTCGCAACGAACATCCGATCGGAACCATCGTGGAAGGAAAGATCAAGTCCATCAAAGAATTCGGTATCTTTGTGGAAGTGGCTCCCGGAATCGAAGGTCTCGTTCATATCTCGGAAGTTCCGAACGGAAGAGAAACGAACATCGCGGAAGTTTACAAACCCGATGAGATCGTAAAAACCGCAGTCATCAAAGTGGACGTGAAGAATAAGAAAATTTCTCTCTCCATCAAGGACTTCGATAAGGCTCTCGAAAGAGAGGAAATGTCCAAGTATCTCAAGACTTCGGACGCTCCTTCCCGCGAAAGTCTGGGAAGCTTCCTGAACACTTCTCTCAGATAA
- the rpmF gene encoding 50S ribosomal protein L32, with product MAVPKRRKSKSKVRTKRAHHAIGKPNLVPCPNCNSYRLPHRICPTCGFYKTGIVLEPKVKKPKEEN from the coding sequence ATGGCAGTTCCCAAAAGACGAAAATCGAAATCAAAAGTAAGGACAAAACGGGCGCATCATGCCATCGGAAAACCAAATTTGGTTCCTTGTCCTAATTGCAATTCTTACAGACTTCCTCATAGAATTTGCCCAACCTGCGGATTCTATAAGACCGGAATCGTTTTAGAGCCGAAAGTTAAGAAGCCTAAAGAAGAAAATTAA
- a CDS encoding YfgM family protein has translation MKRYEVGQTAAKEVKVDPYADFQGSKIELALIKFFRAIASRIKEVLIGAGAILVIVLAFVIYFQYQDSQFEKGTIALEALEKKFRANPAIDLKEKIQAYEEISSQYSSKKLDLRLAKVLSDLYSRNGEFQKAAEKIEWAGKKIDEPTEVKAYYFYLAGNLREREGNFESAETDFATAANLLSNTREANGFLAWSLYQTGRLKAKNGKKAEAIESLKKVLDQDIKTPATDYNTVKQFATFLLIQLNQKG, from the coding sequence ATGAAACGCTACGAAGTAGGTCAAACGGCCGCGAAAGAAGTTAAGGTGGACCCTTACGCGGATTTTCAAGGCAGTAAGATAGAATTGGCTCTGATCAAATTTTTCAGGGCGATCGCTTCTCGTATCAAGGAAGTTCTGATCGGAGCGGGTGCGATTCTTGTGATCGTTCTCGCGTTCGTGATCTATTTTCAATACCAAGATTCTCAGTTTGAAAAAGGGACGATCGCATTGGAAGCGTTGGAAAAAAAGTTCCGCGCCAATCCTGCGATCGATCTGAAAGAAAAAATCCAAGCATACGAAGAAATCTCTTCCCAGTATTCATCCAAAAAACTCGATCTGAGACTGGCAAAAGTCCTTTCCGATCTCTATTCCAGAAACGGAGAATTTCAAAAGGCCGCGGAGAAAATCGAATGGGCCGGTAAGAAAATCGACGAACCGACGGAAGTAAAGGCGTATTACTTTTATCTCGCGGGAAATCTTCGCGAAAGAGAAGGAAACTTCGAATCGGCGGAAACCGATTTTGCGACTGCGGCAAATCTTCTTTCCAATACGAGAGAAGCGAACGGATTCTTAGCTTGGAGTTTATACCAGACCGGAAGACTCAAGGCGAAAAACGGTAAAAAGGCGGAAGCGATCGAATCCTTGAAAAAGGTTCTCGATCAGGACATCAAAACTCCCGCGACCGATTACAATACCGTCAAACAATTCGCGACATTCTTACTCATACAACTCAACCAGAAAGGCTGA
- the aroA gene encoding 3-phosphoshikimate 1-carboxyvinyltransferase, which produces MIPRNTKLKSREITVPGDKSLSHRSVLFAALSKGRSKVTGFLEAEDPLNTMSAFTKLGLNVRKIAPGEYEFTSPGKDALVSPNVELDFGNAGTGIRLSAGLICGLPGVKATLTGDDSLKKRPMGRIIKPLTAMGASIVGLGEKETAPLKIEGKKLSAFRYESPIASAQIKSCLMLAAIASSTELEYSENILSRDHTENMFQFLGNKIERISPLHFKIKPPYVLNGGEFKVPGDISSAAFFLVLGVLAKEGNLLIQNIGLNPARIGILKALELMGAKIEILNRRIECGEPVGDLKTYPSALKKVNIPESLIPSIIDEIPILSVAGLFAEGGFEIRHAEELRAKESDRIHTMVSNFRALGIEVEEYPDGYALDGTSQKSEIVWAELSKGKKISILSYMDHRIAMSFLILKALSGFQLEIDETSWIETSFPGFETLLRGCLYE; this is translated from the coding sequence ATGATTCCAAGAAACACTAAACTTAAGTCGCGGGAGATCACGGTTCCCGGAGATAAATCCTTATCGCATCGTTCCGTTTTGTTCGCCGCTCTTTCCAAGGGGCGTTCCAAGGTGACGGGATTTCTCGAAGCGGAAGATCCGCTCAATACGATGTCCGCGTTCACCAAACTCGGGTTAAATGTTCGAAAGATCGCGCCCGGCGAATACGAATTTACGAGTCCCGGAAAGGATGCTCTCGTTTCGCCTAATGTGGAACTCGACTTCGGAAACGCGGGAACGGGAATTCGTCTGTCGGCGGGACTGATCTGCGGACTTCCCGGAGTGAAAGCGACTCTGACAGGCGACGATTCCTTGAAAAAACGTCCGATGGGAAGAATCATCAAACCTCTGACTGCGATGGGCGCCTCGATCGTCGGGCTCGGAGAAAAAGAAACCGCTCCGCTGAAAATCGAAGGAAAAAAATTGAGTGCGTTCCGATACGAAAGTCCGATAGCGAGCGCACAGATCAAATCCTGTCTGATGCTCGCGGCGATCGCGTCCTCAACGGAATTGGAATATTCGGAAAACATATTGTCGCGGGATCATACCGAAAACATGTTTCAATTTTTGGGAAACAAGATCGAACGGATCTCGCCTCTTCATTTTAAAATCAAACCTCCGTACGTTTTGAACGGAGGAGAATTCAAAGTGCCGGGCGATATTTCCTCGGCGGCGTTTTTTTTGGTGCTCGGCGTTTTGGCAAAGGAAGGAAATCTTCTGATTCAGAACATCGGGCTGAATCCGGCCCGGATCGGAATCTTAAAAGCGCTGGAACTCATGGGAGCGAAGATCGAAATTCTCAACCGAAGAATCGAATGCGGAGAACCCGTCGGCGATCTCAAAACATATCCTTCCGCATTAAAGAAAGTGAATATTCCAGAATCCTTAATTCCTTCGATCATCGACGAAATTCCGATTTTGTCCGTAGCGGGACTCTTTGCCGAAGGCGGATTTGAAATCCGTCACGCGGAGGAATTGCGCGCCAAGGAATCGGACCGGATTCATACGATGGTTTCCAATTTCCGCGCGCTCGGAATCGAAGTGGAGGAATATCCGGACGGTTATGCGTTAGACGGAACCTCTCAAAAATCCGAAATCGTTTGGGCCGAACTTTCCAAAGGAAAAAAGATCTCCATTCTTTCCTATATGGATCATAGGATCGCGATGAGCTTTTTGATCCTCAAAGCCCTTTCCGGTTTCCAACTCGAAATCGACGAAACTTCCTGGATCGAAACTTCTTTTCCTGGATTTGAAACCTTACTTCGAGGATGTCTTTATGAATGA
- the hisG gene encoding ATP phosphoribosyltransferase, translating to MLTLALPKGRLAEESIDLMISKGWLSAKPDHHSKELIYNDPMGRIRILLVRSQDVATYVEQCAADAGISGWDVLKEGGYDLATPLDLKIGKCRLSLAAPEGYTLEARHRKIRVATKYPNLAREFFFHKGLSCEIFKLYGSIELAPLVGLSDCIVDLVSTGGTLKANGLKELDIILESSARLVFNRSSLYGKRKEAVEFMDSLSNL from the coding sequence ATGCTTACACTGGCTTTGCCTAAAGGAAGACTCGCCGAAGAGAGCATCGATCTGATGATCTCCAAAGGCTGGCTTTCCGCTAAACCCGATCACCATTCCAAAGAACTCATCTACAACGATCCTATGGGAAGAATCCGGATTCTTCTCGTGCGTTCTCAAGACGTTGCGACTTACGTGGAACAATGCGCCGCAGACGCGGGAATCAGCGGTTGGGACGTCCTCAAAGAAGGAGGATACGACCTCGCTACTCCGCTCGATCTGAAAATCGGAAAGTGCAGACTTTCTCTTGCGGCGCCGGAAGGTTATACGCTGGAAGCGCGTCATCGCAAGATTCGAGTCGCGACGAAATATCCGAATTTAGCCAGAGAATTCTTTTTTCACAAAGGGTTGTCCTGCGAGATTTTCAAACTCTACGGTAGCATTGAATTGGCGCCGCTCGTGGGACTTTCGGATTGTATCGTTGACTTGGTTTCCACCGGAGGAACTTTGAAGGCAAACGGGCTCAAGGAGCTGGACATAATTTTAGAATCTTCGGCCAGGCTCGTTTTCAACCGCTCTTCTCTCTATGGAAAAAGAAAGGAAGCCGTTGAATTTATGGACTCTCTTTCCAATTTGTAG
- a CDS encoding response regulator, which produces MARILVVDDAKFMRTMVKDALTQTGHEIVGEAENGNIAVEQYKSLKPDLVTMDITMREKDGIEAAQEIFKLDAKARIIMVTALGQEDLLAKAIKMGVKDFVVKPFSPERLQQAADKALNS; this is translated from the coding sequence ATGGCCAGAATTCTCGTTGTGGATGACGCCAAATTCATGAGAACCATGGTAAAAGACGCGCTCACCCAAACCGGTCATGAGATCGTAGGTGAGGCTGAAAACGGGAATATTGCCGTGGAGCAATACAAGTCTTTGAAGCCGGATCTGGTCACGATGGATATTACCATGCGTGAAAAAGACGGAATCGAAGCGGCTCAGGAAATATTCAAGTTGGATGCGAAAGCGAGAATCATCATGGTAACCGCGCTCGGTCAGGAAGACCTTTTGGCAAAGGCAATCAAGATGGGAGTCAAAGACTTCGTCGTAAAACCGTTTTCTCCGGAAAGACTCCAGCAGGCGGCGGACAAAGCTCTGAATTCTTAA
- the plsX gene encoding phosphate acyltransferase PlsX, translating to MMWVAVDVMSGDYGPEKIIEGAVNAVNQDGANVVLVGKEEEIGEILLKFEYDTNKVRIQHASEIIDMNDSPSIAVRTLQDSSVVQATQLVADKTCVGMFSPGNTGATMASALLYLGRIPGVLRPPIAAPIPQENGPPMLLVDAGANVDCKPDYLAQFAVMGEIYSKLIFNILNPKVGILSNGEEDKKGNTVSLKAFEMIKKLPINFVGNVEGRDLYGSGKDVDVVVCDGFIGNIVLKATEGLSKSIFNVLRESIKQSSLAQTGALLLKPTFAAIKKRLDYAEYGGALLLGVDGICLIGHGSSNALAVQSAIRVVNVCAGHQINDRIAADLKKYNI from the coding sequence ATGATGTGGGTCGCCGTCGATGTAATGAGCGGCGATTACGGGCCGGAAAAGATCATTGAAGGCGCCGTAAATGCCGTTAACCAGGATGGGGCAAATGTCGTCCTGGTCGGCAAAGAAGAAGAAATCGGGGAGATCCTCCTCAAATTCGAATACGACACAAACAAAGTAAGAATCCAGCACGCATCGGAGATCATCGATATGAACGATTCTCCGTCGATCGCAGTGCGAACCCTTCAGGATTCTTCCGTCGTTCAAGCCACACAACTCGTAGCGGATAAAACCTGCGTCGGAATGTTTTCTCCGGGAAACACGGGCGCAACCATGGCCTCGGCTCTTTTGTATCTGGGAAGAATTCCCGGAGTTCTTCGTCCTCCGATCGCCGCTCCGATTCCCCAAGAAAACGGACCTCCTATGCTCCTCGTGGACGCGGGTGCGAACGTGGATTGTAAGCCGGATTATCTGGCGCAGTTCGCCGTTATGGGAGAAATTTATTCAAAGCTAATATTCAATATTTTGAATCCGAAAGTCGGAATTCTTTCCAACGGGGAAGAAGACAAAAAAGGGAACACGGTTTCTTTGAAGGCTTTCGAGATGATCAAAAAACTTCCGATCAACTTTGTCGGAAACGTGGAAGGGCGGGATCTCTACGGAAGCGGAAAGGACGTGGACGTTGTAGTATGCGACGGATTTATCGGGAACATCGTTCTAAAAGCCACGGAAGGCCTTTCCAAATCCATCTTCAACGTGTTACGCGAAAGCATCAAACAATCCAGTCTCGCTCAAACGGGTGCTCTTTTACTGAAGCCCACGTTTGCCGCGATCAAAAAACGTCTCGACTACGCGGAATACGGCGGAGCCTTGTTGCTCGGAGTGGACGGAATCTGTTTAATCGGTCACGGTTCGTCCAACGCGCTTGCGGTTCAAAGCGCGATCCGAGTCGTGAACGTGTGCGCCGGACATCAGATCAACGATCGAATCGCGGCCGATCTCAAAAAATACAATATCTGA
- a CDS encoding DUF4303 domain-containing protein, giving the protein MFDVKKMADFAQAEIEKFSREHQGEIFYAFAIDDGRLCLNSVGHFEKALREFATQSPRYYDSPEKIRTLRNDPNGWAYHGFACFRTLNRGFETPFNEALCNQHAELESQDKEKSQYRLAMNAVLELLKERNAFDSLRTTKDFKIEKSDFDSKAPAYR; this is encoded by the coding sequence ATGTTTGACGTAAAAAAAATGGCCGACTTTGCTCAGGCCGAAATTGAGAAATTTTCCCGCGAACACCAAGGGGAAATCTTTTACGCGTTTGCAATCGACGACGGTCGACTTTGCCTCAACTCGGTAGGTCACTTTGAAAAGGCGCTCCGAGAATTTGCGACACAATCCCCCCGTTACTACGATTCCCCCGAAAAAATAAGAACTTTACGCAACGATCCGAACGGATGGGCGTATCACGGTTTCGCCTGTTTTCGTACACTGAACCGCGGTTTTGAAACTCCGTTCAACGAAGCGCTTTGCAATCAACATGCCGAGCTCGAATCGCAAGATAAGGAGAAAAGTCAATACCGGCTTGCGATGAACGCGGTTCTTGAACTCTTGAAAGAAAGAAACGCTTTCGATTCTCTCCGAACAACCAAGGATTTCAAAATCGAAAAATCCGATTTCGATTCCAAAGCCCCGGCGTACCGCTGA